One segment of Chionomys nivalis chromosome 3, mChiNiv1.1, whole genome shotgun sequence DNA contains the following:
- the Cpsf4 gene encoding cleavage and polyadenylation specificity factor subunit 4 isoform X4, protein MQEIIASVDHIKFDLEIAVEQQLGAQPLPFPGMDKSGAAVCEFFLKAACGKGGMCPFRHISGEKTVVCKHWLRGLCKKGDQCEFLHEYDMTKMPECYFYSKFGECSNKECPFLHIDPESKIKDCPWYDRGFCKHGPLCRHRHTRRVICVNYLVGFCPEGPSCKFMHPRFELPMGTTEQPPLPQQTQPPTKRAPQVIGVMQSQNSSAGNRGPRPLEQVTCYKCGEKGHYANRCTKGHLAFLSGQ, encoded by the exons ATGCAGGAAATCATCGCCAGCGTGGACCACATCAAGTTCGACTTGGAGATCGCCGTGGAGCAGCAGCTCGGGGCGCAGCCGCTGCCCTTTCCTGGCATGGACA AGTCGGGGGCTGCTGTCTGTGAATTCTTTCTGAAAGCTGCCTGTGGCAAAG GGGGCATGTGTCCATTCCGGCACATTAGTGGTGAGAAGACAGTTGTATGCAAACACTGGCTGAGAGGACTGTGCAAGAAAGGGGACCAGTGCGAGTTCTTGCATGAGTACGACATGACCAAGATGCCCGAGTGCTACTTTTACTCCAAGTTCG GAGAATGCAGCAACAAGGAGTGCCCCTTCCTGCACATCGACCCTGAGTCCAAGATCAAGGACTGCCCTTGGTATGACCGCGGCTTCTGTAAACATG GTCCCCTGTGTAGGCATCGGCACACTCGGAGAGTCATTTGTGTGAATTACCTCGTGGGATTCTGCCCTGAGGGACCCTCATGTAAATTCATGCA CCCTCGATTTGAACTGCCCATGGGAACCACTGAGCAGCCCCCACTACCACAGCAGACGCAGCCTCCAACAAAG AGAGCCCCTCAGGTCATTGGGGTCATGCAGAGTCAAAACAGCAGTGCAGGCAACCGGGGACCCCGGCCGTTGGAGCAAGTCACTTGCTACAAG TGTGGCGAAAAAGGACACTATGCCAACAGATGCACCAAAGGGCATTTGGCCTTTCTCAGTGGACAGTGA
- the Cpsf4 gene encoding cleavage and polyadenylation specificity factor subunit 4 isoform X5, with protein MQEIIASVDHIKFDLEIAVEQQLGAQPLPFPGMDKSGAAVCEFFLKAACGKGGMCPFRHISGEKTVVCKHWLRGLCKKGDQCEFLHEYDMTKMPECYFYSKFGECSNKECPFLHIDPESKIKDCPWYDRGFCKHGPLCRHRHTRRVICVNYLVGFCPEGPSCKFMHPRFELPMGTTEQPPLPQQTQPPTKRRALSAPRLQASVSGSNCFSVTVARRVGC; from the exons ATGCAGGAAATCATCGCCAGCGTGGACCACATCAAGTTCGACTTGGAGATCGCCGTGGAGCAGCAGCTCGGGGCGCAGCCGCTGCCCTTTCCTGGCATGGACA AGTCGGGGGCTGCTGTCTGTGAATTCTTTCTGAAAGCTGCCTGTGGCAAAG GGGGCATGTGTCCATTCCGGCACATTAGTGGTGAGAAGACAGTTGTATGCAAACACTGGCTGAGAGGACTGTGCAAGAAAGGGGACCAGTGCGAGTTCTTGCATGAGTACGACATGACCAAGATGCCCGAGTGCTACTTTTACTCCAAGTTCG GAGAATGCAGCAACAAGGAGTGCCCCTTCCTGCACATCGACCCTGAGTCCAAGATCAAGGACTGCCCTTGGTATGACCGCGGCTTCTGTAAACATG GTCCCCTGTGTAGGCATCGGCACACTCGGAGAGTCATTTGTGTGAATTACCTCGTGGGATTCTGCCCTGAGGGACCCTCATGTAAATTCATGCA CCCTCGATTTGAACTGCCCATGGGAACCACTGAGCAGCCCCCACTACCACAGCAGACGCAGCCTCCAACAAAG AGGAGGGCCCTCTCAGCCCCTAGACTGCAGGCCAGCGTGTCAGGCTCCAACTGTTTTTCTGTGACTGTTGCTCGCCGTGTAGGCTGCTAA
- the Cpsf4 gene encoding cleavage and polyadenylation specificity factor subunit 4 isoform X3 produces the protein MQEIIASVDHIKFDLEIAVEQQLGAQPLPFPGMDKSGAAVCEFFLKAACGKGGMCPFRHISGEKTVVCKHWLRGLCKKGDQCEFLHEYDMTKMPECYFYSKFGECSNKECPFLHIDPESKIKDCPWYDRGFCKHGPLCRHRHTRRVICVNYLVGFCPEGPSCKFMHPRFELPMGTTEQPPLPQQTQPPTKQRAPQVIGVMQSQNSSAGNRGPRPLEQVTCYKCGEKGHYANRCTKGHLAFLSGQ, from the exons ATGCAGGAAATCATCGCCAGCGTGGACCACATCAAGTTCGACTTGGAGATCGCCGTGGAGCAGCAGCTCGGGGCGCAGCCGCTGCCCTTTCCTGGCATGGACA AGTCGGGGGCTGCTGTCTGTGAATTCTTTCTGAAAGCTGCCTGTGGCAAAG GGGGCATGTGTCCATTCCGGCACATTAGTGGTGAGAAGACAGTTGTATGCAAACACTGGCTGAGAGGACTGTGCAAGAAAGGGGACCAGTGCGAGTTCTTGCATGAGTACGACATGACCAAGATGCCCGAGTGCTACTTTTACTCCAAGTTCG GAGAATGCAGCAACAAGGAGTGCCCCTTCCTGCACATCGACCCTGAGTCCAAGATCAAGGACTGCCCTTGGTATGACCGCGGCTTCTGTAAACATG GTCCCCTGTGTAGGCATCGGCACACTCGGAGAGTCATTTGTGTGAATTACCTCGTGGGATTCTGCCCTGAGGGACCCTCATGTAAATTCATGCA CCCTCGATTTGAACTGCCCATGGGAACCACTGAGCAGCCCCCACTACCACAGCAGACGCAGCCTCCAACAAAG CAGAGAGCCCCTCAGGTCATTGGGGTCATGCAGAGTCAAAACAGCAGTGCAGGCAACCGGGGACCCCGGCCGTTGGAGCAAGTCACTTGCTACAAG TGTGGCGAAAAAGGACACTATGCCAACAGATGCACCAAAGGGCATTTGGCCTTTCTCAGTGGACAGTGA
- the Znf394 gene encoding zinc finger protein 394, with protein MDTGAGVSAPPLGAELCTVKVEEDSPGNQKPSGPGDCQNPETSRKQFRQLRYQEVAGPEEALSRLWELCRRWLRPELRSKEQILELLVLEQFLTILPQELQACVRDLCPESGEEAAVLVRTLQRALDRASPQGLVTYKDVADSLTWEEWEQLAAARKSFCRESTKDRDGTVLSGLETRASSTDWIPKQETLKEAESQAWVQEVSQGKVPLFTKCADTVEDWEEKLRKDTVLLHLQRSPEEQGRPAIPHLVGVSKEGVSESHEFGNSASLGLGQHIQTAKRLSATGAHGSDHKQGFHVKCCTAKPHNSVDSSSGLCEDKPYKCDSCGRSFSQRSDLVKHQRTHTGEKPYRCQACGRSFSQSAALVKHQRTHTGEKPYACPECGECFRQSSHLTRHQRTHASEKYCKCEECGEVFHISSLCRHQRLHKGERPYKCEDCQKSFKQRSDLFKHQRIHTGEKPYVCFVCGKSFTQSATLIKHQRTHTGEKPYKCLQCGERFRQSTHLVRHQRIHRTTVS; from the exons ATGGATACGGGTGCCGGCGTCTCCGCGCCACCGCTCGGCGCCGAGCTTTGTACCGTGAAAGTGGAGGAGGACTCACCCGGAAATCAGAAGCCTTCCGGACCCGGGGATTGTCAGAACCCCGAAACTTCTCGAAAACAGTTCAGGCAGTTGCGCTACCAGGAAGTTGCGGGCCCCGAAGAGGCGCTGAGCCGACTCTGGGAGCTCTGTCGGCGGTGGCTGAGGCCGGAGCTGCGCTCTAAGGAGCAGATCCTGGAGCTGCTGGTGCTGGAGCAGTTCCTCACCATCCTGCCGCAGGAGCTCCAGGCTTGCGTGCGGGACCTCTGCCCTGAGAGCGGGGAGGAGGCTGCGGTGTTGGTGCGGACTCTACAGAGAGCACTGGACCGGGCCTCCCCACAG GGCCTTGTGACTTACAAGGATGTGGCCGACTCCCTGACCTGGGAAGAGTGGGAGCAGCTGGCCGCAGCTCGGAAGAGTTTCTGCAGAGAGAGTACAAAGGACCGTGATGGCACAGTTCTGTCTG GCTTGGAAACCAGAGCTTCAAGCACAGACTGGATTCCAAAGCAAGAAACTTTAAAGGAAGCAGAATCACAGGCATGGGTGCAAGAAGTGTCCCAGGGAAAGGTCCCACTGTTTACCAAGTGTGCTGATACCGTTGAGGACTGGGAAGAAAAGCTGCGAAAAGACACTGTATTGCTGCATCTCCAGCGTTCTCCTGAAGAGCAAGGACGCCCTGCCATCCCTCATCTCGTCGGTGTGTCCAAGGAAGGGGTTTCTGAGAGTCATGAATTTGGGAACAGTGCCAGCCTTGGCCTTGGTCAGCACATCCAGACAGCAAAGCGTCTCAGTGCCACTGGTGCACATGGGAGTGACCACAAACAAGGCTTCCATGTGAAATGCTGCACAGCGAAACCTCACAACTCTGTCGACAGCAGTTCGGGGCTCTGTGAGGACAAACCCTACAAGTGTGACAGCTGTGGGAGGAGCTTCAGCCAGCGCTCGGACCTCGTCAAACACCAGCGGACACACACAGGCGAGAAGCCCTATCGGTGCCAAGCATGTGGGAGAAGCTTCAGCCAGAGTGCTGCCCTTGTTAAACACCAGCGGACACACACAGGCGAGAAGCCGTATGCCTGCCCAGAGTGCGGGGAATGCTTCAGGCAGAGCTCGCATCTCACTCGGCATCAGAGGACCCATGCCAGCGAGAAGTACTGTAAATGTGAGGAGTGCGGGGAGGTCTTTCATATCTCTAGCCTTTGTAGACATCAGAGACTCCATAAAGGGGAGAGACCATACAAGTGTGAGGACTGCCAGAAGAGCTTCAAACAGCGCTCAGACCTCTTTAAGCATCAGAGAATCCACACAGGAGAGAAGCcctatgtgtgttttgtctgtggGAAAAGCTTCACTCAGAGTGCAACCCTCATTAAACACCAGAGAACTCACACGGGAGAAAAACCTTATAAATGTCTTCAGTGTGGTGAAAGATTTAGACAGAGTACACACCTTGTCCGACACCAGAGAATCCACCGAACCACAGTCTCCTAG
- the Atp5mf gene encoding ATP synthase subunit f, mitochondrial, with amino-acid sequence MASLVPLKEKKLMDVKLGELPSWILMRNFTPSGIVGAFQRGYDRYYNKYINVRKGSISGINMVLAAYVVFSYCISYKELKHERRRKYH; translated from the exons ATGGCGTCGCTCG tgccACTGAAGGAGAAGAAGCTTATGGATGTTAAACTTGGAGAACTGCCAAGCTGGATATTGATGCGGAATTTCACCCCCAGTGGCATTGTGGGAGCCTTTCAGAGAG GTTATGACCGGTATTACAACAAGTACATCAATGTGCGGAAAGGCAGCATCTCGGGGATTAACATGGTGCTGGCAGCCTATGTGGTTTTCAGCTACTGCATTTCTTACAAGGAACTCA AACATGAGCGGCGACGCAAGTACCACTGA
- the Cpsf4 gene encoding cleavage and polyadenylation specificity factor subunit 4 isoform X2, which produces MQEIIASVDHIKFDLEIAVEQQLGAQPLPFPGMDKSGAAVCEFFLKAACGKGGMCPFRHISGEKTVVCKHWLRGLCKKGDQCEFLHEYDMTKMPECYFYSKFGECSNKECPFLHIDPESKIKDCPWYDRGFCKHGPLCRHRHTRRVICVNYLVGFCPEGPSCKFMHPRFELPMGTTEQPPLPQQTQPPTKQSNNPPLQRSSSLIQLTSQNSSPNQQRAPQVIGVMQSQNSSAGNRGPRPLEQVTCYKCGEKGHYANRCTKGHLAFLSGQ; this is translated from the exons ATGCAGGAAATCATCGCCAGCGTGGACCACATCAAGTTCGACTTGGAGATCGCCGTGGAGCAGCAGCTCGGGGCGCAGCCGCTGCCCTTTCCTGGCATGGACA AGTCGGGGGCTGCTGTCTGTGAATTCTTTCTGAAAGCTGCCTGTGGCAAAG GGGGCATGTGTCCATTCCGGCACATTAGTGGTGAGAAGACAGTTGTATGCAAACACTGGCTGAGAGGACTGTGCAAGAAAGGGGACCAGTGCGAGTTCTTGCATGAGTACGACATGACCAAGATGCCCGAGTGCTACTTTTACTCCAAGTTCG GAGAATGCAGCAACAAGGAGTGCCCCTTCCTGCACATCGACCCTGAGTCCAAGATCAAGGACTGCCCTTGGTATGACCGCGGCTTCTGTAAACATG GTCCCCTGTGTAGGCATCGGCACACTCGGAGAGTCATTTGTGTGAATTACCTCGTGGGATTCTGCCCTGAGGGACCCTCATGTAAATTCATGCA CCCTCGATTTGAACTGCCCATGGGAACCACTGAGCAGCCCCCACTACCACAGCAGACGCAGCCTCCAACAAAG CAAAGTAACAATCCGCCATTACAAAGGTCGTCCTCCTTGATCCAGTTAACGAGTCAGAACTCTTCTCCCAATCAGCAGAGAGCCCCTCAGGTCATTGGGGTCATGCAGAGTCAAAACAGCAGTGCAGGCAACCGGGGACCCCGGCCGTTGGAGCAAGTCACTTGCTACAAG TGTGGCGAAAAAGGACACTATGCCAACAGATGCACCAAAGGGCATTTGGCCTTTCTCAGTGGACAGTGA
- the Cpsf4 gene encoding cleavage and polyadenylation specificity factor subunit 4 isoform X1 — protein sequence MQEIIASVDHIKFDLEIAVEQQLGAQPLPFPGMDKSGAAVCEFFLKAACGKGGMCPFRHISGEKTVVCKHWLRGLCKKGDQCEFLHEYDMTKMPECYFYSKFGECSNKECPFLHIDPESKIKDCPWYDRGFCKHGPLCRHRHTRRVICVNYLVGFCPEGPSCKFMHPRFELPMGTTEQPPLPQQTQPPTKFSFLCVCMVFFGQQLLPSSPELTFRPTLLGQAIAEAFFLLVMQERSRPLFSVPTGSPRARVFRSKTVLCNSFQQSNNPPLQRSSSLIQLTSQNSSPNQQRAPQVIGVMQSQNSSAGNRGPRPLEQVTCYKCGEKGHYANRCTKGHLAFLSGQ from the exons ATGCAGGAAATCATCGCCAGCGTGGACCACATCAAGTTCGACTTGGAGATCGCCGTGGAGCAGCAGCTCGGGGCGCAGCCGCTGCCCTTTCCTGGCATGGACA AGTCGGGGGCTGCTGTCTGTGAATTCTTTCTGAAAGCTGCCTGTGGCAAAG GGGGCATGTGTCCATTCCGGCACATTAGTGGTGAGAAGACAGTTGTATGCAAACACTGGCTGAGAGGACTGTGCAAGAAAGGGGACCAGTGCGAGTTCTTGCATGAGTACGACATGACCAAGATGCCCGAGTGCTACTTTTACTCCAAGTTCG GAGAATGCAGCAACAAGGAGTGCCCCTTCCTGCACATCGACCCTGAGTCCAAGATCAAGGACTGCCCTTGGTATGACCGCGGCTTCTGTAAACATG GTCCCCTGTGTAGGCATCGGCACACTCGGAGAGTCATTTGTGTGAATTACCTCGTGGGATTCTGCCCTGAGGGACCCTCATGTAAATTCATGCA CCCTCGATTTGAACTGCCCATGGGAACCACTGAGCAGCCCCCACTACCACAGCAGACGCAGCCTCCAACAAAG tTCTCGTTTTTGTGTGTCTGCATGGTGTTTTTCGGACAGCAGCTCCTGCCATCATCACCAGAACTTACTTTCCGGCCCACTCTCCTGGGGCAGGCCATTGCAGAAGCCTTCTTCCTGCTGGTCATGCAGGAGAGGTCCCGTCCTCTTTTTTCCGTCCCCACTGGTAGTCCGCGTGCACGTGTTTTCCGCAGTAAAACCGTGTTGTGTAACTCTTTCCAGCAAAGTAACAATCCGCCATTACAAAGGTCGTCCTCCTTGATCCAGTTAACGAGTCAGAACTCTTCTCCCAATCAGCAGAGAGCCCCTCAGGTCATTGGGGTCATGCAGAGTCAAAACAGCAGTGCAGGCAACCGGGGACCCCGGCCGTTGGAGCAAGTCACTTGCTACAAG TGTGGCGAAAAAGGACACTATGCCAACAGATGCACCAAAGGGCATTTGGCCTTTCTCAGTGGACAGTGA